The genomic region CGCTACCGGCCATCTTGGTAAAGATATAGACTTTGAAGTTCAGAAATCACTCTAAGGGGGAAACTTCTCCCCCTATTTTCAGGATAGCTGCAGTGAAAGTTCTCTTTGATCTATCTAAAAGATTCGGAGACCTTAAAGAGGCTACTTTTTTAAGCAGGAAAAACCGTTTTGTAGGAGAATGTCTTTTAGACGGTAAAAGGATTACCTGTCACATCGCTGATACAGGTAGATTAAGAGAAATACTTACAGAGGGAAGAAAAATCCTTATATCTTTAAACCCATCCCATCTTAAGACCGATTCAAAATTAATAGCGGCAGAGATGGAGGAAGGTTTTGTTCTACTTAACACGTCTGTTCATTCTGAGATAGCAGAAAAAGCAATAAGACAGGGTATCCTTGGGTTTATCCCCGAAGATGTCAAAAAGGAAGTGAGAATCGGGAAAAGCCGTGTTGATTTTTTAATCAATGGCAATCACTACGTTGAACTTAAAGGCTGTAACCTCAGGATAGGTGATGTCTGTCTTTTTCCTGACGCACCGACAGAAAGAGGCAGAAGGCATTTAGAGGAACTTATAAGCCTTAAAGAGAAAGGTTATCAGGCTTCTATTCTTATAATGGTTTTGAGAAAGGCTAACCTTTTCAGGCCAAATCACGAGACAGACCCGAAATTTGCAGAAACTTTTTACAGGGCTCTTGAAAGAGGTGTTGAATTCAAAGCTTTCAGAGTCAAGCTTAAGGATAAGAAAGTTGTCTTAGATGGTGATGTAAAACTGACTCAGGCACTTTGAAGCTGCAAATGAGAACATGAGAAAACTTCGGGATAGTACCACCAGTACCTGCGGGAAGGTTTGGGAAACTGCATCTCTCTCAGTCTTCCAAAATTAACATCAGAAGATGCTTTAACAAGTTTGCCCTTCAAAATTTTATCAAGCTGTTTAAGGCTTTTTCTCAGGTGAAAGGGTACTCTTTTCGTTCGTCTGAGCTGTTTTTCAATTTCACTGCGAACATCAAGAACCATGCTCCACTGAAGAAGATTTCTCTCGTCAAGTCCTTCAAGATAAAGTTCATAGAAGAAAAGCAGATTTTCAAGCTTCCTCATTTTTTTTCTCCTTTATCTCTTTGTGAACATTATCGGCAAAACGGAAACGTTTTTTAAGGCGGGA from Desulfurobacterium sp. TC5-1 harbors:
- the sfsA gene encoding DNA/RNA nuclease SfsA; its protein translation is MKVLFDLSKRFGDLKEATFLSRKNRFVGECLLDGKRITCHIADTGRLREILTEGRKILISLNPSHLKTDSKLIAAEMEEGFVLLNTSVHSEIAEKAIRQGILGFIPEDVKKEVRIGKSRVDFLINGNHYVELKGCNLRIGDVCLFPDAPTERGRRHLEELISLKEKGYQASILIMVLRKANLFRPNHETDPKFAETFYRALERGVEFKAFRVKLKDKKVVLDGDVKLTQAL